The following coding sequences lie in one Niabella agricola genomic window:
- the recJ gene encoding single-stranded-DNA-specific exonuclease RecJ, which yields MEKRWNILQPDPDAVTALQNTLKINRVLCKILVQRGIRTFEEARLFFRPQIQQLHSPWLMKDMDKAVERVLVAFRNHEKILVFGDYDVDGTTSVAAMYRFLKTQHQEVDFYIPHRYREGYGVSKAGIDFAKENGFSLIIALDCGIKSVDLVQYARTLQIDFVICDHHLPDAILPDAVAILNPKQQDCAYPYKELCGCGVGYKLITALCERLALPATFPYQYLDLVATAIAADIVPITGENRILAYYGLQQVNKEPNPGIRALATLSGTSLPLFIHNLVFMIAPRVNAAGRMDDARKAVQLFVATSYEEALEYAELLHNDNSERKEADSSITEEALEIIVQNTTWVTRKSTVVYQPHWHKGVVGIVASRLIEHHYRPTVVLTESGDYVAGSARSVPGFNLYEAIHACREYLIGYGGHFAAAGLTLSKENVDHFREKFEAVVAASISDELLTPAIVIDAEISFADISPAFFNILRQMEPFGPGNMSPVFLAKGVRDTGFSRIVKEQHLRFVVQQNGIQFTGIGFNMASKLPLLSGGQPFDLVFKIDENEWQGKKSLQLRVEDVRALS from the coding sequence ATGGAGAAACGATGGAACATACTGCAGCCTGACCCCGATGCCGTAACTGCTTTACAAAACACATTAAAGATCAACCGTGTACTTTGTAAGATACTGGTACAGCGCGGCATCCGGACCTTTGAAGAGGCAAGGCTTTTTTTTCGTCCCCAGATACAGCAGCTGCACAGTCCCTGGCTGATGAAGGATATGGACAAAGCTGTGGAGCGGGTCCTGGTCGCCTTCCGTAATCATGAAAAAATACTGGTATTTGGTGATTATGATGTGGACGGAACTACATCGGTGGCGGCAATGTACCGCTTTTTAAAGACCCAACACCAGGAGGTGGATTTTTACATTCCGCACCGGTACCGGGAAGGATATGGCGTAAGTAAAGCCGGGATCGATTTTGCAAAAGAAAACGGTTTTTCACTGATCATAGCGCTGGATTGCGGCATCAAGTCGGTAGACCTTGTGCAATATGCCCGTACGCTGCAAATCGATTTTGTGATTTGTGACCACCATTTACCGGACGCCATTCTTCCAGACGCCGTCGCCATTTTAAACCCCAAACAACAGGACTGCGCCTACCCATATAAGGAACTTTGCGGTTGTGGTGTAGGCTATAAACTCATTACTGCTCTTTGTGAAAGACTGGCATTACCAGCCACCTTTCCCTATCAATACCTTGACCTAGTTGCCACGGCGATTGCTGCAGATATTGTTCCCATTACCGGTGAAAACAGGATCCTGGCCTACTACGGGTTGCAGCAGGTAAATAAGGAGCCCAATCCCGGCATCCGGGCGCTTGCAACTTTAAGCGGCACCAGCCTGCCGCTTTTCATACATAATCTCGTTTTCATGATCGCCCCCCGGGTAAACGCTGCAGGAAGAATGGACGATGCACGAAAGGCCGTTCAGCTTTTTGTGGCAACGTCTTACGAGGAGGCCCTGGAGTACGCCGAACTGTTGCACAATGACAACAGCGAGCGCAAGGAAGCCGATTCCAGTATTACGGAGGAGGCCCTGGAAATCATCGTTCAAAACACTACCTGGGTTACCCGCAAATCAACAGTCGTGTATCAACCCCACTGGCACAAAGGGGTGGTCGGTATTGTAGCCTCCCGGTTGATTGAACATCATTACCGCCCTACAGTGGTATTAACGGAAAGTGGCGATTATGTTGCCGGAAGTGCCCGGAGTGTGCCGGGATTTAACCTGTATGAAGCTATTCACGCCTGTAGGGAATACCTGATCGGGTATGGCGGGCATTTTGCGGCTGCAGGCCTTACCCTTAGCAAAGAAAACGTTGACCACTTCCGCGAAAAGTTTGAAGCTGTGGTAGCCGCGAGCATTTCAGACGAGCTACTGACGCCTGCGATCGTTATCGATGCGGAGATTTCGTTTGCGGACATCTCCCCTGCTTTTTTTAATATCCTCCGCCAAATGGAGCCCTTTGGCCCGGGGAACATGAGCCCGGTATTCCTGGCAAAAGGAGTCCGCGATACGGGCTTCAGCCGCATTGTAAAGGAACAGCACCTGCGGTTTGTGGTGCAACAGAACGGCATTCAGTTTACGGGGATCGGTTTTAATATGGCCTCCAAGCTCCCTCTCCTGTCCGGCGGTCAACCGTTTGACCTGGTATTTAAAATCGATGAAAATGAATGGCAGGGGAAGAAAAGCCTGCAATTACGGGTGGAGGATGTAAGAGCCTTGTCATAG
- a CDS encoding DUF7793 family protein, producing the protein MQKVNIPSDRPVFEGEIATYWFEECILVSLSKAVKRTVANISGNVTLVKELTGGKRMPLLIYLAKSPVPDKATRKLSAELLAVNYKAMAMVSEPGLGQLIMKLVFRFKPSPIPVKSFTNDHDAKAWLRQFI; encoded by the coding sequence ATGCAAAAAGTCAATATTCCTTCGGATCGTCCTGTTTTTGAGGGTGAAATCGCTACTTATTGGTTTGAGGAGTGCATATTGGTATCGCTTTCAAAAGCAGTGAAACGTACGGTAGCGAATATTTCGGGTAATGTAACATTGGTGAAGGAGTTGACCGGGGGAAAAAGAATGCCTTTGCTGATCTATCTCGCAAAATCACCTGTTCCGGATAAAGCAACCCGGAAACTTTCTGCGGAGCTGCTGGCCGTAAATTATAAGGCAATGGCCATGGTTTCGGAGCCGGGGCTTGGACAGCTGATCATGAAACTGGTATTCCGGTTTAAACCATCACCGATACCGGTAAAAAGCTTTACCAATGATCACGATGCAAAAGCATGGCTCCGGCAATTTATTTAA
- the rpsF gene encoding 30S ribosomal protein S6: protein MNNYELMVIFTPVLSEDEFKAAQKKFAGMVTEAGGTIVHENPWGLKSLAYPIQKKTTGLYWVLEYSAPSDFNEKLKIQLLRDESVLRHLCTKLDKFAVEYNAKKNSGVKTGTEKAVEA from the coding sequence ATGAACAATTATGAATTGATGGTGATTTTTACCCCGGTTTTAAGTGAAGATGAGTTTAAAGCCGCTCAGAAAAAGTTTGCCGGTATGGTAACTGAAGCAGGTGGTACTATCGTACACGAAAACCCCTGGGGACTAAAATCACTGGCGTATCCGATCCAGAAAAAAACCACAGGCTTGTACTGGGTACTGGAATACAGTGCGCCATCCGACTTCAATGAGAAGCTGAAAATACAGCTTCTGCGTGACGAATCAGTACTTCGTCATCTCTGCACTAAACTCGATAAATTCGCCGTTGAGTATAATGCAAAAAAGAACAGTGGCGTTAAAACAGGAACCGAAAAAGCAGTGGAGGCTTAA
- the rpsR gene encoding 30S ribosomal protein S18: protein MAKNEIKYLTAIKTDKRVKKFCRFKKYGIRYVDYKDVEFLKKFLNEQGKLLPRRLTGNSLKFQRRVSDAVKKARQMALLPYVTDLLK, encoded by the coding sequence ATGGCAAAGAATGAAATTAAATATCTGACGGCCATTAAAACCGACAAGCGTGTTAAAAAGTTTTGTCGTTTTAAAAAATATGGCATCCGCTACGTTGATTACAAAGACGTGGAATTCCTGAAAAAGTTTCTGAACGAACAAGGTAAATTATTGCCCCGTCGCTTAACCGGAAACAGCCTGAAATTTCAGCGCCGGGTTTCTGACGCGGTAAAGAAAGCCCGTCAAATGGCTTTGTTACCTTATGTAACCGATCTTTTAAAATAG
- the rplI gene encoding 50S ribosomal protein L9, translating to MEVILIQDVDNLGAANEVVSVKNGYARNYLIPRKMAVENSASNKKQLEERLKQARKKEEAMLAEINSVIAKLNAAPLKLGAKTGTSGKIFGSVTNLQLSRAIREQKGYEIDRKKIHITEDIKELGSYKATIDFGGGHSTEVEFEVVAE from the coding sequence ATGGAAGTAATTCTGATCCAGGATGTGGATAATTTAGGCGCTGCCAACGAGGTGGTGAGTGTTAAAAACGGATATGCCCGTAACTACCTGATTCCCCGTAAAATGGCTGTTGAAAACAGCGCCAGCAACAAAAAGCAGCTGGAGGAGCGTTTGAAACAAGCCCGCAAGAAAGAAGAGGCGATGCTGGCTGAAATCAACAGCGTTATTGCCAAACTGAATGCAGCACCGTTAAAACTGGGTGCTAAAACAGGAACCAGCGGCAAAATCTTTGGTAGCGTAACCAACCTGCAACTGAGCAGGGCGATCCGCGAGCAAAAAGGTTATGAAATTGACCGCAAAAAGATCCATATTACTGAAGATATTAAAGAATTGGGGTCTTATAAAGCAACCATCGATTTCGGCGGCGGGCACAGCACTGAAGTTGAATTTGAGGTTGTTGCAGAATAA
- a CDS encoding RNA recognition motif domain-containing protein, which yields MNIYVGNLSWNLKDQDLQNLFAPYGEVTSAKIVSDKFTNRSKGFGFVEMAGDDEAKAAIEALNGTEVDGRNIVVNESRPKEGGSGGGGGYKKRSFGQSGGGYNKSGGGYRDRY from the coding sequence ATGAACATTTACGTAGGAAACCTAAGCTGGAACCTGAAAGACCAGGACTTACAGAATTTATTCGCTCCTTATGGGGAAGTAACCTCTGCCAAAATCGTATCCGACAAATTCACAAACCGCAGCAAAGGCTTTGGTTTCGTAGAAATGGCCGGCGATGATGAAGCAAAAGCAGCTATCGAAGCTTTAAACGGTACTGAAGTAGACGGCCGTAACATCGTTGTAAACGAAAGCCGTCCGAAAGAAGGCGGTTCCGGCGGCGGCGGTGGCTATAAGAAAAGAAGCTTTGGCCAAAGCGGCGGAGGATACAACAAAAGCGGCGGCGGATACCGCGATCGTTATTAA
- a CDS encoding efflux RND transporter permease subunit has translation MSALENFTGKFKEFFLTSWAVKNRTTVYLLIVMVSLFGVYKFVATPKESFPDVVIPNVYISTIYVGNSPKDIENLVTQPIEKQLKGMTGVKVTKVTSSSFQDYSSIMVEFGSDEKVEVALQKVKDAIDKARQDLPTDLTQEPTALEVSMSEMPIMYVNLSGDIDRVRLKEYADKMKDRIEELPQITRVDLVGAPEREFQINVDNAKMQAAGVTFDDIANAVKAENRDISGGLLEVGNMRRNLQLKGQFKTARDIEEVIVRNNTGNPIYLKNIAAIKDTIKETDSYARLDGKTVLTLNIVKRSGENLIETSDAVKAISEDMKKTVFPQNLNVTITGDQSISTRTSFNDLVNSIVIGFILVLIILMFFMGLTNAFFVALSVPLSMFVAFMFIPVGEAFIGTNITLNFMVLFALLFGLGIIVDDAIVVIENTHRIFTEAKGKISPQRASMMAAGEVFVPVLAGTLTTLAPFVPLLFWPGIIGKFMIYLPLMLIFTLAASLFVAFLMNPVFAVDFMNHPENPEHKKKSDVFRSRPFVVMIIIGVLFDLIGIPMGKGSLAFFIGNLSFFMAILTVLHTYFFDDWIHKFQNRALPWIMGHYEDLLNWALKGWRPVWLLLGAFGLLIVSFMMFGASAGAGRTKIVFFPSSDPNFIYVYLKLPSGTDVKYTDSITRSLESKVNQALDIDPAKGKKNAVVESVIANVAVGAADPNSGDRSTRSNLGRIQVSFVEFEKRHGVSTAPYLTKVRQAIKNIPGAEISVEQEKNGPPTDPPINIEVASEEFDNLIPTAVSLKNYLDSLQIPGVEELKMDVDLSSPEVTLKVNRERALSEGVSSGQIGMQIRTALFGDEASKIKNGKDEYKIYVRNTELQRKNLTDLLNMNVVFRDMATGKIKSVPISSVVDVDYTNTLGSVQRKNQKRMITLRSNVLEAEGYTPTAVNAQIKSAIDNFHAAGDDVTIKQTGEGEQQAETGAFLGRALMIALGLILLILVWQFNSMSKSVIILTEIIFSIIGVLLGFTLTGMAVSVVMTGVGILGLAGIVIKNGILVIEFADELRARGLKTREAVIQAGKTRIIPVLLTALAAIMALIPLAVGFNINFVTMFSELNPKIFFGGDNVMFWKPLSWTIIFGLAFAFFMTLVMVPSMYLIAERLKRPMRNTFGGKWISFLGIPPAILLFIPLMLYTMFRQRRKVARRRNRLAARKNTVNEAYIGSWF, from the coding sequence ATGAGTGCTTTAGAAAATTTTACGGGAAAGTTCAAGGAGTTCTTCCTTACCAGCTGGGCGGTTAAAAACCGCACCACGGTGTACTTGCTGATCGTGATGGTTTCGCTGTTTGGGGTATACAAATTTGTCGCTACCCCAAAGGAAAGCTTTCCGGATGTGGTGATCCCCAACGTATACATCTCCACGATTTATGTGGGAAATTCACCTAAAGATATTGAGAACCTGGTAACGCAGCCCATCGAAAAACAATTGAAGGGAATGACGGGCGTAAAGGTTACCAAGGTAACCAGCAGCTCTTTCCAGGATTATTCTTCCATTATGGTAGAATTTGGTTCGGATGAGAAAGTAGAAGTGGCGTTGCAGAAGGTGAAAGATGCGATTGATAAGGCCCGGCAGGACCTGCCTACGGACCTTACACAGGAGCCCACTGCGTTGGAAGTGAGTATGTCTGAAATGCCCATCATGTATGTGAACCTGAGTGGTGATATCGACCGGGTGCGGTTAAAAGAATATGCGGATAAGATGAAGGATCGTATCGAAGAATTGCCGCAGATCACCAGGGTTGACCTGGTGGGCGCCCCCGAGCGTGAATTCCAGATCAATGTAGATAATGCCAAAATGCAGGCGGCAGGAGTCACTTTTGATGATATTGCCAATGCTGTAAAAGCGGAGAACCGGGATATTTCCGGTGGGTTGCTGGAGGTAGGGAATATGCGGCGTAACCTGCAATTGAAAGGGCAGTTTAAGACTGCAAGGGATATTGAAGAAGTCATTGTGCGCAACAATACCGGCAACCCGATCTATCTGAAAAATATTGCTGCGATCAAGGATACCATAAAGGAAACGGATAGTTACGCCCGGTTGGATGGTAAGACCGTATTGACCTTAAACATCGTAAAACGCAGCGGGGAGAACCTCATTGAAACCAGTGATGCTGTGAAAGCCATCAGTGAGGATATGAAGAAAACGGTATTCCCGCAAAACCTGAACGTGACCATTACCGGTGACCAGAGCATCTCTACCCGTACTTCTTTCAACGATCTGGTAAACTCCATTGTAATCGGGTTTATACTGGTATTGATCATCCTGATGTTCTTTATGGGGCTCACCAATGCTTTCTTTGTGGCATTGAGTGTGCCGCTGAGTATGTTTGTGGCCTTTATGTTCATACCGGTTGGAGAGGCCTTTATCGGTACCAATATCACACTCAACTTCATGGTGCTTTTTGCACTGCTGTTTGGATTAGGGATTATCGTGGATGATGCCATCGTGGTCATTGAAAATACCCACCGGATTTTTACGGAAGCAAAAGGAAAGATAAGCCCGCAAAGGGCATCCATGATGGCCGCCGGAGAAGTTTTCGTGCCGGTACTGGCAGGTACGCTTACCACACTGGCCCCCTTTGTGCCGCTTTTATTCTGGCCGGGGATCATTGGTAAGTTTATGATCTATCTGCCCCTCATGCTGATCTTTACGCTGGCGGCCTCCTTATTTGTGGCGTTCCTGATGAACCCGGTATTTGCGGTAGACTTTATGAACCATCCGGAGAATCCGGAGCATAAGAAGAAGTCGGATGTATTCCGCTCCCGGCCCTTTGTAGTAATGATCATCATTGGCGTGCTCTTTGATCTCATCGGGATACCCATGGGTAAAGGAAGCCTCGCCTTCTTTATCGGGAACCTGTCCTTCTTTATGGCAATCCTTACCGTACTGCATACCTATTTCTTCGACGACTGGATCCATAAATTTCAGAATAGGGCCCTTCCCTGGATCATGGGGCATTATGAAGACCTGTTGAACTGGGCACTGAAGGGCTGGAGACCGGTATGGCTGCTGCTGGGCGCCTTTGGTCTGCTGATTGTTTCCTTCATGATGTTTGGCGCCTCTGCCGGAGCCGGACGTACCAAGATCGTTTTCTTCCCGTCTTCAGATCCCAACTTTATCTATGTATACCTGAAGCTGCCCAGTGGTACCGATGTAAAATACACAGATTCGATTACACGCAGCCTGGAATCGAAGGTAAACCAGGCCCTGGACATCGATCCTGCCAAAGGGAAAAAGAACGCCGTGGTGGAAAGTGTAATCGCTAACGTAGCGGTGGGTGCAGCGGATCCAAACAGTGGAGACAGAAGCACCCGCAGCAACCTGGGACGGATCCAGGTTTCCTTTGTAGAGTTTGAAAAGCGGCATGGGGTAAGCACAGCGCCCTACCTGACCAAGGTGCGCCAGGCCATCAAAAATATCCCGGGGGCAGAGATCTCTGTAGAGCAGGAAAAAAATGGTCCGCCTACGGATCCTCCCATCAATATTGAGGTAGCCAGCGAGGAATTTGATAACCTGATACCGACGGCAGTAAGCCTGAAGAATTACCTGGACAGCCTCCAGATTCCGGGTGTGGAAGAGCTGAAAATGGATGTTGATCTGAGCAGTCCCGAAGTGACCCTGAAAGTGAACCGGGAGCGGGCCTTAAGCGAAGGGGTTTCTTCCGGCCAGATCGGGATGCAGATCCGTACCGCCTTATTTGGCGATGAGGCCAGCAAGATCAAGAACGGGAAGGATGAATACAAGATCTATGTGCGGAATACGGAGCTGCAACGTAAGAACCTTACCGATCTGCTGAACATGAACGTGGTGTTCCGCGACATGGCCACCGGAAAAATAAAAAGCGTGCCGATCAGCTCTGTGGTGGATGTGGATTATACCAATACCCTGGGAAGCGTACAGCGTAAGAACCAGAAGCGGATGATCACCCTGCGCAGCAATGTGCTGGAGGCCGAAGGATATACGCCAACAGCTGTAAATGCGCAGATTAAATCAGCCATTGATAATTTCCATGCTGCCGGTGATGATGTTACCATTAAGCAAACAGGAGAAGGAGAACAGCAGGCAGAAACCGGGGCCTTCCTGGGAAGAGCGCTGATGATTGCCCTGGGATTGATCCTGCTGATATTGGTATGGCAGTTTAACTCAATGAGTAAGTCGGTGATCATCTTAACCGAGATCATATTCAGTATCATTGGCGTGCTACTGGGCTTCACCTTAACCGGAATGGCGGTATCCGTAGTAATGACCGGGGTTGGTATTCTTGGACTGGCTGGTATCGTTATCAAGAACGGGATCCTTGTAATTGAATTTGCGGATGAGCTCCGGGCCCGCGGCCTTAAAACCCGGGAAGCGGTGATACAGGCTGGTAAAACGCGGATCATTCCTGTGCTGTTAACGGCCCTGGCTGCTATTATGGCGTTAATTCCGCTGGCGGTTGGATTTAATATCAACTTTGTTACCATGTTCTCCGAGCTCAATCCCAAGATCTTCTTTGGCGGCGATAACGTGATGTTCTGGAAGCCCCTTTCCTGGACCATTATCTTCGGTTTAGCGTTTGCATTCTTTATGACCCTGGTAATGGTGCCCAGTATGTACCTGATTGCAGAAAGGCTGAAGCGGCCCATGCGTAATACGTTTGGTGGCAAGTGGATTTCCTTCCTGGGAATACCTCCGGCAATCCTGTTATTTATCCCGCTGATGTTGTATACCATGTTCCGCCAGCGACGGAAAGTAGCCCGCCGCAGAAACCGCCTGGCTGCCCGGAAGAATACAGTAAATGAAGCCTATATCGGCAGCTGGTTCTAA
- a CDS encoding efflux RND transporter periplasmic adaptor subunit produces the protein MHSVLKTTLTITAFALVLYSCGGGKEKGKAGDLKAKIEKLKAAQKKNNEELAKLEGELAKLEPNTVRAKFVTIQPIGSNAFDHYIDLQGKIDAKNSAYVAPKGMGGVVRAIYVKQGDRVSKGQTLAKLDDAVQRQQVIAAEQQTGQIKAQLKLAQTTYERQKNLWDNNIGAEIQVIQAKTNVDALTSQLRAAEAQIQQAREQLSYTNVKADISGVIDQVNVKVGEAFVGMAGTVPQISIVNTSVLRLIVNVPETYIDRIKAGTPLKITLPDAGNKEISTKASVVSKLIDPTTRSFYVEAAVPQDPSIRANQLAKVQIQDYSSNEAITVPVNTLQTDEEGKFVLVAVKEGNNLVARKKRVVVGELYRDKLEIKSGLVNGDQLITEGFQSLYDGQVVTTQAQASK, from the coding sequence ATGCACAGCGTTTTAAAAACCACATTAACGATCACGGCTTTTGCACTGGTGCTTTATTCCTGCGGAGGCGGAAAGGAGAAGGGAAAGGCCGGCGATCTGAAAGCCAAAATCGAAAAGCTGAAAGCCGCACAGAAAAAGAACAATGAAGAACTGGCCAAACTGGAAGGAGAGCTGGCAAAACTGGAGCCCAATACCGTTAGGGCAAAATTTGTAACCATACAGCCCATCGGCAGCAATGCCTTTGATCACTATATCGATTTGCAGGGTAAGATCGATGCCAAGAACAGCGCCTATGTGGCACCCAAGGGTATGGGTGGCGTGGTAAGGGCCATTTATGTAAAGCAGGGTGATCGCGTAAGTAAAGGGCAAACCCTGGCCAAACTGGATGATGCCGTACAACGTCAGCAGGTGATCGCCGCAGAGCAGCAAACCGGCCAGATCAAGGCGCAGCTGAAGCTGGCGCAAACCACCTATGAACGCCAGAAGAATCTTTGGGATAACAATATTGGTGCCGAGATCCAGGTGATCCAGGCCAAAACCAATGTAGATGCCTTAACCAGCCAGCTGCGTGCTGCAGAAGCCCAGATCCAGCAAGCGCGCGAACAACTGAGCTATACCAATGTAAAAGCGGATATCAGCGGCGTGATCGACCAGGTAAATGTGAAAGTGGGAGAGGCTTTTGTGGGCATGGCAGGAACGGTTCCGCAAATATCCATTGTAAATACATCGGTGTTAAGACTGATTGTAAATGTTCCGGAAACCTATATCGATCGCATCAAAGCCGGCACACCGCTGAAGATCACATTGCCGGATGCGGGTAACAAGGAAATCTCCACAAAGGCAAGTGTAGTGAGTAAACTGATTGACCCGACCACCCGTTCCTTCTATGTGGAAGCTGCTGTGCCGCAGGATCCTTCCATACGGGCCAACCAGCTGGCAAAAGTACAGATCCAGGATTACAGCTCAAATGAGGCCATTACGGTACCGGTAAATACCCTGCAAACCGATGAAGAAGGAAAATTTGTACTGGTTGCCGTAAAAGAGGGGAACAACCTGGTTGCCCGCAAAAAAAGGGTAGTGGTAGGTGAACTGTACCGCGATAAGCTGGAGATTAAATCCGGGCTGGTAAACGGCGATCAGCTGATCACCGAAGGGTTCCAGAGTTTATACGACGGGCAGGTAGTAACTACCCAGGCCCAGGCTTCGAAATAA
- a CDS encoding TolC family protein, which translates to MQKIRLMVMAIMGLMIAGAGKAQDSTHYFTLQQVLEYGQKHNVQVKNALLDIQLQQQVNREVTGSAYPQISGRAGITDNIKIPKMFFPKGMTNFLAGENAPPLAEDTYISNLFSAPWSGMAGVSLSQLLFDGQVFTGLQARKTLIDYKAKTSEVTVEQIRQNIAKIYYQLVVSKTQIALIDSNLALVQKNRDDTKIMYDNGFAEKLDIDKLDVQLANLKSQRNQVLNSVSNGYIGLKVLIGMPVQEELVLTDELTDEQLKEGIVEAVTEFDYSQRKDFQTALLGKRLGELEVQRYQYSKIPTVSLSGSWDYMTQTNKIAKMFNGTAEWYPVSSIALNISIPIFNGFATNARIAQAKIKLQQTENQIEALKLTIDQERRASVNTFKSAIADMDYQKQNMKLAENVYQQTKKKYEMGTGSQIEIDNARVQLQSAQTNYYNALYNAVVAKVDFLKAIGKF; encoded by the coding sequence ATGCAAAAGATTAGGCTGATGGTGATGGCCATCATGGGGCTGATGATAGCGGGCGCAGGTAAGGCGCAGGACAGCACCCATTATTTTACATTGCAGCAGGTGTTGGAGTATGGACAAAAGCACAATGTGCAGGTGAAAAATGCCCTGCTGGATATTCAGTTGCAGCAGCAGGTGAACCGGGAGGTTACGGGTAGCGCGTATCCGCAGATCAGTGGAAGGGCCGGCATTACCGATAATATAAAGATCCCAAAAATGTTTTTTCCAAAGGGAATGACCAATTTTTTGGCCGGAGAGAATGCTCCTCCATTAGCGGAGGATACGTATATTAGTAATCTTTTTTCGGCGCCCTGGAGCGGAATGGCCGGTGTTTCGTTGTCACAGCTTCTTTTTGACGGGCAGGTGTTTACCGGTCTGCAGGCGCGGAAAACGTTGATTGACTATAAAGCAAAAACGTCGGAAGTTACAGTTGAACAAATACGCCAGAACATCGCCAAAATTTATTATCAGTTGGTGGTAAGTAAAACACAGATCGCGCTGATTGATTCCAACCTGGCGCTGGTGCAGAAAAACAGGGATGATACCAAAATTATGTACGATAACGGGTTTGCAGAAAAACTGGACATTGACAAGCTGGATGTGCAATTGGCCAACCTAAAGTCTCAACGCAACCAGGTATTGAATTCCGTTAGCAACGGATACATTGGGTTAAAGGTATTGATCGGAATGCCTGTGCAGGAAGAGCTGGTACTCACCGACGAACTGACAGATGAACAGTTAAAGGAAGGAATTGTAGAAGCGGTTACGGAATTTGATTATAGTCAACGAAAAGATTTCCAGACAGCATTATTGGGTAAAAGACTTGGCGAATTGGAAGTACAACGGTACCAATACAGTAAGATACCCACAGTTTCTCTTAGCGGTTCCTGGGATTATATGACCCAAACGAACAAAATAGCCAAAATGTTTAACGGTACGGCAGAATGGTATCCTGTTAGCTCTATTGCGCTTAATATAAGCATACCTATTTTTAATGGGTTCGCAACAAACGCCCGTATCGCCCAGGCCAAAATCAAGTTACAGCAGACCGAAAATCAGATTGAAGCACTTAAATTAACAATTGACCAGGAGCGTAGGGCTTCGGTAAATACCTTTAAATCAGCGATTGCTGATATGGATTACCAAAAGCAGAACATGAAGCTGGCAGAGAACGTATATCAGCAGACCAAGAAAAAATATGAGATGGGTACCGGCAGCCAGATTGAAATTGATAACGCAAGAGTACAGTTGCAATCGGCTCAAACCAATTATTACAATGCCCTGTACAATGCCGTTGTGGCAAAAGTGGACTTCTTAAAGGCCATCGGTAAATTTTAA
- a CDS encoding TetR/AcrR family transcriptional regulator, with protein sequence METFSCFKVSIVSHRKMEDENEHKVHIRNQALQLFMQYGARSVSMDDIASAVGSSKKTIYQYYTDKDQLVGDAIEKALYDNGIQCKTYRQIADNAVHEGFLAIEQTSELFRNMNPVLINDLKKYHPRAYRKFLDYKNEFIYDVIVANIKRGIEEGLYRDDFDIGIVAQFRVGSIDILFMPEFYNKVKQGMFRIQREVFYFFLHGMATPKGLKLIEKYKKHKPKNHSDAKD encoded by the coding sequence ATGGAAACTTTTTCATGTTTTAAAGTTTCCATAGTTTCGCATCGCAAAATGGAAGACGAAAACGAACATAAGGTGCATATCCGGAACCAGGCATTGCAATTATTTATGCAGTATGGCGCCCGGAGCGTAAGCATGGATGATATTGCATCCGCGGTGGGAAGCAGTAAAAAGACGATCTACCAGTATTATACCGATAAGGATCAGCTGGTGGGCGATGCGATTGAAAAGGCGTTGTACGATAATGGCATCCAATGTAAAACCTATCGCCAGATCGCCGACAATGCGGTGCATGAAGGCTTCCTGGCTATTGAGCAGACCTCTGAACTGTTCAGGAATATGAACCCGGTATTGATAAATGACCTTAAAAAGTATCATCCCAGGGCTTACCGGAAATTTTTAGACTATAAGAACGAGTTCATTTACGACGTAATCGTTGCAAACATAAAGCGAGGAATTGAGGAGGGGCTATACCGGGATGATTTCGATATCGGCATTGTTGCGCAATTCCGGGTGGGAAGTATTGACATCCTCTTTATGCCGGAGTTTTACAACAAGGTAAAGCAGGGGATGTTCCGGATACAGCGGGAAGTGTTTTATTTTTTCCTGCATGGAATGGCAACACCCAAAGGACTGAAATTAATCGAGAAGTATAAAAAACATAAACCAAAAAATCATTCAGATGCAAAAGATTAG